A window from Sphingobacterium hotanense encodes these proteins:
- a CDS encoding nucleoside-diphosphate kinase yields the protein MATNRTFTMIKPDAVANGHIGAILNDIIAGGFKIVAMKYIHLTETSAGNFYAVHKERPFYGDLVSFMTSGPIVAAILEKENAVEDFRTLIGATDPAKAAEGTIRNKYAKSIDANAVHGSDSDENAEIEGNFFFNQFEKF from the coding sequence ATGGCTACAAACAGAACATTCACAATGATTAAACCAGATGCAGTTGCAAATGGTCACATTGGTGCTATCTTAAATGACATTATTGCTGGCGGTTTCAAAATCGTAGCAATGAAATACATTCACTTAACAGAAACTTCTGCTGGAAATTTCTACGCAGTACACAAAGAACGCCCTTTTTACGGTGATTTGGTAAGCTTCATGACTTCAGGTCCTATTGTAGCTGCTATCTTAGAGAAAGAAAACGCTGTTGAAGATTTCCGTACATTAATCGGTGCTACCGATCCAGCAAAAGCTGCTGAAGGTACCATCCGTAATAAATATGCGAAATCTATCGATGCTAATGCGGTTCACGGTTCAGACTCTGACGAAAATGCAGAAATAGAAGGAAACTTCTTCTTCAACCAATTCGAGAAGTTTTAA
- a CDS encoding 4-hydroxy-3-methylbut-2-enyl diphosphate reductase — MSKNLQVTIDKDSGFCFGVVYAIDMAEEILDEEGYLYCLGDIVHNDEEVARLKAKGLRIISHDDLQTLHNEKVLIRAHGEAPETYRIALENNITLIDASCPVVLKLQNRIKTSHDDQEKILIFGKHGHAEVIGLQGQTNNEAIVFQDIEELDNVELPAKFTLYSQTTKSVDRFYQIKDELLRRGYEVKANDTICRQVSNRYEDLGNFAEQYDKIIFVSGKKSSNGKVLFEVCKQVNPETHFISDPAELESSLFADNETVGICGATSTPMWLMKKVKETIESY; from the coding sequence ATGTCGAAGAACCTGCAAGTGACCATAGATAAAGATTCCGGCTTTTGTTTCGGAGTTGTGTATGCCATTGATATGGCAGAAGAGATTCTGGATGAAGAGGGCTATCTTTATTGTTTGGGAGATATTGTGCACAATGATGAGGAAGTCGCTAGGCTAAAAGCCAAAGGACTTCGCATTATTTCACATGACGACTTGCAGACGCTTCACAATGAAAAGGTGCTGATCCGTGCTCACGGAGAGGCGCCTGAAACCTATCGCATCGCGCTGGAAAACAATATTACGCTGATTGATGCCTCATGCCCGGTGGTGTTGAAACTTCAAAACCGTATCAAAACCTCCCATGATGACCAGGAGAAAATCCTGATCTTCGGAAAGCATGGCCATGCTGAAGTGATCGGCTTGCAAGGGCAGACGAACAATGAGGCTATTGTATTTCAGGATATCGAGGAGCTCGATAATGTGGAATTACCGGCTAAATTCACCTTGTATAGCCAGACAACCAAGTCGGTAGATCGTTTCTATCAGATCAAAGATGAACTATTGCGTCGCGGTTATGAGGTGAAAGCAAATGATACAATCTGTCGCCAGGTCTCCAATCGCTATGAAGATCTAGGTAATTTTGCTGAGCAATACGATAAGATCATCTTTGTGTCAGGTAAAAAATCATCTAATGGTAAAGTCTTGTTTGAAGTTTGTAAACAAGTCAACCCGGAAACCCACTTTATTTCCGATCCGGCTGAGTTGGAAAGCAGTTTATTTGCTGACAATGAAACTGTAGGTATCTGTGGAGCTACATCGACTCCGATGTGGTTGATGAAGAAAGTGAAAGAGACTATTGAGTCTTATTAA